The Alphaproteobacteria bacterium HT1-32 DNA segment ATGTCCGTTTCCTGCTATTCGGTGACGAGGCACAGCTGAAGCCGCTGGTCGACAAGTACGACGTCGGATCTGTCAGCACGATTATCCATACACCAGACCGGATTGCGTCCACCGACAAGCCGTCACAGGCACTGCGCGGCGGCCGGAATTCCAGCATGAGGCTGGCGATCAATGCGGTGCGTGACGGCGAAGCCGCGGGTGTTGTCTCAGCCGGCAATACCGGCGCGCTGATGGCCATGGCGAAATTCGTCCTGAAGACGCTGCCCGGTATCGACCGCCCGGCAATTGCATCCTTCCTGCCGACCGAGCGCGGAGAAACGCTGGTTCTGGATCTCGGTGCAAATGTCGAATGTTCAGCCAACAATCTCGTGCAGTTTGCGGTCATGGGAAATGCCTTTACCCGCATCGTCAGCGGCATTGAGCGTCCGACTGTCGGACTGCTGAATGTCGGCGAGGAAGAGCTCAAGGGTAATGACGAAGTACGGGATGCTGCGGCAATTCTGAAAAACGGCAGTCTGCCGGTTAATTTCTATGGCTTTGTTGAAGGCACCGATGTGCTGAAAGGCACCGTCGATGTTGTCGTCACCGACGGCTTTACCGGCAACGTGACCCTGAAGACAATTCAGGGAACGGCAAAGCTGATCAGCCAGTTCCTCAAGCAGTCCTTCGCCAGTTCGTTCTCAGCCAAGATCGGTTATCTGTTTGCCCGTCCGGCACTGGAACAGCTGAAGAAGCGAATGGACCCCCGGCGCTATAATGGTGCCATGTTCCTCGGCCTGAACGGTATCGCGATAAAAAGCCACGGCAGCACGGATGCACTCGGCTTTGCCAGTGCCATTGGTGTAGCCGTCAATCTGGTCAACGAAGGCTTCAACGACCGGGTAAAAGAAGAATTCGCGCTGCTCGATACGGGAGAGGGCAAAGACTGATGTCGCTGGTTTCGCGGATTGTAGGCACTGGAAGCTATCTTCCGGCACGGGTCGTCTCAAACAAGGAGATATCGACCTGGGTGGATACGACCGATGAATGGATTCGCGAGCGAAGCGGTATTTGCCAGCGCCACTTTGCTGCCGAAAACGAATTCACCAGTGACCTCGCCGAACAGGCCAGCCTGCGCGCGCTGGAAGCTGCCGGTATAAGCGGCGCTGATCTTGACCTGATCGTCCTGGCGACCGCAACGCCAGACAATACTTTCCCGGCGACTGCGACCAAGCTGCAGGCGCGCCTGGGGATGAACGGCGGATTTGCCTTTGATGTTCAGGCTGTCTGTTCCGGCTTTCTCTATGCACTTTCTGTTGCCGATTCGATGGTCAAAACCGGGCAGGCGCGAAACGCCCTCGTTATCGGGGCTGAAACTTTCTCCCGCATTCTCGACTGGGAAGACCGTGGCACCTGTGTCCTGTTTGGCGATGGTGCGGGTGCTGTTGTCCTGTCGGCAGGCGAGGGGGGGGCGGACAATCCCGGAATCATTTCAACAACATTGCGGTCCGATGGCCGGCACCATGACCTGCTGTATGTGGATGGTGGCCCGTCGACCAATCAGAAAACCGGCCTGCTGAGAATGCTCGGCAAGGAAGTTTTCAAGCATGCTGTCACAAATCTGGCTGAAATCGCCCAGGACGCCATTGCCCGGGCCAATATGACGGAAGCCGATATCGACTGGATTGTGCCGCATCAGGCCAATAAGCGGATCATTGATGCCACCGCCAGAAAGCTTGGTGTCGACCCGGCCAAGGTTATCCTGTCCGTTGACCGCCATGCCAACACCTCTGCCGCCTCGGTGCCACTCGCACTGGATGAAGCCGTGCGGGCC contains these protein-coding regions:
- the plsX gene encoding phosphate acyltransferase PlsX, with translation MADPLTLSLDAMGGDHAPDMVVEGVAFACKRFPNVRFLLFGDEAQLKPLVDKYDVGSVSTIIHTPDRIASTDKPSQALRGGRNSSMRLAINAVRDGEAAGVVSAGNTGALMAMAKFVLKTLPGIDRPAIASFLPTERGETLVLDLGANVECSANNLVQFAVMGNAFTRIVSGIERPTVGLLNVGEEELKGNDEVRDAAAILKNGSLPVNFYGFVEGTDVLKGTVDVVVTDGFTGNVTLKTIQGTAKLISQFLKQSFASSFSAKIGYLFARPALEQLKKRMDPRRYNGAMFLGLNGIAIKSHGSTDALGFASAIGVAVNLVNEGFNDRVKEEFALLDTGEGKD
- the fabH gene encoding beta-ketoacyl-ACP synthase III; this encodes MSLVSRIVGTGSYLPARVVSNKEISTWVDTTDEWIRERSGICQRHFAAENEFTSDLAEQASLRALEAAGISGADLDLIVLATATPDNTFPATATKLQARLGMNGGFAFDVQAVCSGFLYALSVADSMVKTGQARNALVIGAETFSRILDWEDRGTCVLFGDGAGAVVLSAGEGGADNPGIISTTLRSDGRHHDLLYVDGGPSTNQKTGLLRMLGKEVFKHAVTNLAEIAQDAIARANMTEADIDWIVPHQANKRIIDATARKLGVDPAKVILSVDRHANTSAASVPLALDEAVRAGKIRAGHNVLLEAMGGGLTWGAAIVRM